Proteins encoded by one window of Vigna radiata var. radiata cultivar VC1973A chromosome 5, Vradiata_ver6, whole genome shotgun sequence:
- the LOC106761514 gene encoding uncharacterized protein At5g65660, with protein MEIEDASSGASIAFPLGLALLIAVLFFFCSFFCCCLHWEKLRPFFPFSSGNITSLPHHTQPLTPITPPPHKPGFPVLMMKQNSGESFPVLMPGDEVPKFIALACPCQPPTNDERITIHVHKAEPNDLC; from the exons ATGGAGATCGAGGACGCATCAAGTGGAGCATCCATTGCCTTCCCTCTTGGCTTAGCTCTTCTCATTGCCGTATTGTTCTTCTTTTGCAGCTTCTTCTGCTGCTGCTTGCATTGGGAAAAGCTCAGacctttctttccattttcttctgGGAATATAACCTCTCTCCCTCATCACACTCAGCCACTCACACCCATAACTCCCCCTCCTCACAAACCAGGCTTTCCCGTCTTG ATGATGAAACAGAACAGTGGTGAGAGCTTCCCGGTGCTGATGCCAGGAGACGAGGTTCCAAAGTTCATAGCTTTAGCATGCCCATGTCAGCCTCCAACAAATGATGAAAGGATCACAATCCATGTGCACAAGGCAGAGCCAAATGATCTTTGCTGA